GTAATTTATCAGTGCGATCGCATCTGGATCTATTCCAGTTCAAGTTGAGCGATAAGCGAAGAGCTTTCGCAACGCTTACCCGCTTTTCTCAATTTCAGCTTGGGTGCTGGAAGCGATCGCTCCAAATTTCCTTCTCCCTCTCGCTATTACCTATCTGCTGAACCCTTATCGATAGTTTCCCAAAATACATCATTCTTTATACAGAGAAATTAATCGCAAACAAATTTCTCTGATATTTAGACAATACTCATTCACTATTTTAAGGCTAAATAGTTTATCCCCCCTACCCCCTTCTACCTTTAACAACCTGAGGTGCTGTAGTCTTAAAAACTAAAAGTTGGGGGGATTGCTTTTTTTTGCAGACGCTTCGTGAAAAAAATACTTCAGAGATTTAGTCAATACTCATTCACCATTTTCAGGCTAAATATTCTATCCCCCCTACCCCCTTCTACTCTTAACCGGGTGATATGCGCTAGACAAAGGAGTTGGGGATCGGGGGGGATTAGTGATTACGAATAAGTTGCTGAAATGAGATAAGTTTTACCACTTTGGAAAGAACATTATAAGATTTGTTTCAAATAATATAGTTAAAAGAAAACAGTTTGGAGCGAGCTTATGCAGATTGTAGATAGAGAAGAAAATTTGAGCTACAAACATTACAGCAGCGAATGGAAATGGGGTTTTACCCCTAGCGCTGAAATTTGGAATGGTCGTTTGGCAATGGTGGGCATTGTGATTGCTGTCCTCATTGATTTAGTAAGCGGTCAGGGAGTCTTGCAGTTTTGGGGAATAATCTAAGCAAGGCGATCTATTGCTAATTCCTCTTACCGTTACTCACCTTTAAATCTGACTTCCTTCTTTTTACAAAGTCGTGTTTGGAATTTAAATAATGCAAACTTTGCCAGAAAAAACAGAACAACAATATACTGAAGCTGCCATTAACATAGAACAAGGCTTCACACCAAATTCGGAAATTTGGAATGGTCGCTTTGCCATGCTCGGTTTTGTATCCATCCTCACTATAGAGGCATTAAGTGGGCAAGGCATCGTTCATTTCTGGGGCGATATCCTCAGCAATCTTTGGTAATTGTTCTAATCAATTAAACTCATTGAAATCTAAATTTGGAGCATCATTATGACATCTGAACAACCAAAAAATCCCAATCAAACTGACGCTGTGCAACACGATAGCGAAACCCCTTTTGCAAAGAAACCTTCTGTTCTATTTATCCTCAGCACTTCAATAGGAGTTATCACCATTCTCACGGTGGTTATAAGTGTTTATCGCGGAGTAGCTGGTTTGTAGTTCTACTCAATAGAAGTTATAAAGGCTGGCATTTTCTGAAGGAAGTGTCAGCCTTTAGATATTTCTAAAAAATTAAGTCACTCAACTTAAGGTTGCTAACGCAAGGTAGTGATATTAAATCGGGCTAAACACTTTCTCACCAAAACTCTAAGATGTAGTGCGCGATCGCTTATCGCTGAGTCACTAACATCTTCATCCCATGTTTTGGGCGGAGTGTTAACGAGGGTTGCAGCACCACCGGATACTCTGGTTGTAGCGTCAGGCGAAACTTTTGCGCGATCGCTGCCAGCAGTAAACTTGCCTCCATCATGGCAAAAGCCTTGCCAATGCAGATTCGCGACCCGCCACCAAAAGGAAAATAGGCAAAGGTGGGCAACTTCTTGATGAAATTATCTGCCCAACGATCCGGGTGAAAAACTTCTGGATTTTCAAAGAAGCGAGGATCTCGGTGCATCGCCCACTGATTGATAAACACAGTTGTACCCGCTTTTACCTCATACCCCCCCAGAACGCAGTCTTCTACGGCACGTCGGCTCATTCCCCACACT
The Coleofasciculus sp. FACHB-T130 genome window above contains:
- a CDS encoding chlorophyll a/b-binding protein, with the protein product MQIVDREENLSYKHYSSEWKWGFTPSAEIWNGRLAMVGIVIAVLIDLVSGQGVLQFWGII
- a CDS encoding chlorophyll a/b-binding protein; protein product: MQTLPEKTEQQYTEAAINIEQGFTPNSEIWNGRFAMLGFVSILTIEALSGQGIVHFWGDILSNLW